ggccaccagcagccccatggcTAAGTGCTCCTATAAATTCATGGTCCAGGTCCGTGGGAGCCGAGCTGCGGTTGCACCTTGGCGAAGGATGCTCTCGGGATGCATTAAGCGGAGAGGAACCTGCATCCCACTGGGATCTGACCTTCCGATGCAGAAGACGACGATGCGCTAACGGCCCAGcaaggaccagaggaaacgtGGGATGCTGCTTACGCAGGGGGCTGGGGCTTTGCAATCGCATCCTGCAGGCTGGTGAGGACACGCTGGGACATTTCATAACAGGTCACTCGGCATTCGCAGCCGCTGCTCTTAAAACACAAGTTTTATGGCTGGTGCTGGACTGTAAATCTCCGACTTCCACGGCTGGCGCCTTTCGGGGGAAAACATCCGGCTTCGGCAAACTTTGATGGTCTGCGAGTGCGAGCCACCGTGCGTCACTCGTGGACGGGGCTCGCACCACGCCAATGCGCCCACGGTTAGAAAATTCATTGCAAAAGCAGAACTTCAGGATTTAGGGGTTTGCCGGGTCTTGCTCAAGGGCCGGGCAATGTGATTGCTGGTGGGTCGGGGCCTCTTCCTGCTCCCGGACGCGCTGCGAGGCTCCGATTTGCCTTTGGATGAGTGCGTTTGGCACCATGTGGATGGTAGAGGATGCTGGTGGCTTGGTGGCTGGTGCCTGCCAGggaccaggaggtgctggggatggagatggtggCTTGGTGGTTCTGCCCCAGGGTGTTACCCTGAGGTTTGTGGCCTCCTGGGGTGATGCTCCCTCTCCATTCGTCCTTGGATTGGGGGGCTGAAGGGTTGCGATCACCCCAGCTGATAAAATCCCCAGGAAAGGGGATCACGGGGGGGCTTGGTGCTCCCGGGAACTCCCTAAGGATCCCACAGCTCCGGCTGGAATAAAAGCACCCGCTGAGGAGCCAGTGTTTGAACCAGCTCCATGTGGGAAGATGTTCCAGGAGAGGCTCTTCCAAGTGCATTCCCTGCCCAGCTGCCAGAGGGACGGGTGACGTGCCACCCACggcagcagcaggatggtgcCCAGCTCCGTATGGGAAGAAGCAATCAAGATAAACCTGGCCCTGAGGTTTCTTTCCAAGTGGGAGTCTCTGGGCAGAGAAAGGCAGCGTGAAATGGTGCGAGGCCTCTGGGCGatgggctcctcctgccccctcttCATCCATCCCTCCGCAAGGATGGAtccagagcagggcagaggagcCGGAGCTGAGGCAACCCCCTCCACGTGATGCTGCTCGGGCTGGCAAACTTCTCCTTTCACGTGTTTTAGGGTGAAACGTTTGGTTTCGGTCTTGCCTCAGGCAACCCCTCCAGAAACTGGGTGAGAAAGGCAGGAATAACGCTGGAGCCGTCTCCCGAGGAGGAGCAGGGGATAAACAGCCATAAATCACGGGATTACTGTAAGCGTGTTCATCCCGTGGCAGGAGTACAGTTAAGGACGAGGCGTTTGGCTCCACTTCAGGACATTTAGGAACGACCTTGCCTGCCCTGACTGGCGCCGGGGGGGGGACCTGCCCCTTGCCTCGTCCGACCGGGGCTTtctcatccctctcctcctgttttttgGTGGAAGCATCCCTTAGGGGAGGCAAGAGATGGGTGGTCCAATCCCGGCCTCGGTGGCTTTTTCCTACTGTGGGTTTTCTCTTCCCCAGTGCGTGGGCAGCCCCGGTCTGGCACGGCACTTCCCACCGCACGTGGCCCCGCTGGATCCGTGCCACCTCGGCGTGCCCGGCTCCATCCCAGCCGTCATCGGGCTGCTGAGGGATGATGTAAACTTGGCCTTGGTTGCTTCAGGAGGGACCGGACCCAGGGCAGAGCCGTCCCCTGGCCGTACCTGCcgctggcagcacagaggagccGCTGCTGCAAGCCAGGCTGCGGTGTCGTCAGCTGGTTTGGTAGGACAAGGTCCAACTCTGATCTGCTCCCTCCTGCATGTACTGGCGTGAGCCGGACCGCccggctgctgcttccctgctccGCTGCTACTTCCGAGGGGTTTTAGGGAAGGGGCTTCGTGCCTGGCTCAGCCCCGTGTGATATTGAGGACCTGTGCGCCAACGGGGACCGGCACGAGGTGAAGGATGGAGAAGGCAGCCGAGGATACCAGGGTGGATGAGCCACGCCGTGACGCTGCCCGCAGCGCTCGCCCGCCTGCACATCgtcctctcccctctccatcaCCCCCTGCCACACGTTCTGCCACCTCCGAGGCCAGCGGACGTTGCCCGTGGCCACTTGTCCCTCACCAACGGGGCAGGGGAGGTGAGGGCATCCCCCCAGCCATGAGCTGAGCTGGTGTGGCAATCCGCAGGGAAAACAGGAGGTGGAAGGGAAATGTTTGTGCCTGAGAAACAGTAttatacatttttcttctccctaGCTGCAAACCAGCTTGTGAATCGCCCAACTCCGGCGCTGTCAGAGCTCCCGTGTGAAATCCCGGGCGGAGAGGAGAAATTCCTGCTGAGTGTTTACTCCGGCGTCAGCCCGGGACGGGGAGGTGGGGACGGAGGGCGGGCAAAGTTCGGCTCCTATAAAGTCAGGTCTGGTCCATTTCATTCATTCCCCTGGCAGCATCCGTCGGCAGCGGCACGTCCTGCCTTTGAGCAAGagattttccaaataaattccccccccccccccatcccgggacCGCCGGCTGCCTGCGCGATGCCGAGGGCGCTGCGGGATGTCGGGGCTGCCCTCAcctgcctccagctcctgctgcttctccccgGCGTGGAGCCGAGGCCACGTACACGGGACGAGGACAGGCTCCAGCTGGAAGCCATCAAAAAGGGCATCCTGGAGAGGCTGGGGATGCCCGCGCCCCCCGTGATCCGGCACCAGCTGGACCAGGAGAGCATCCAGAGAGCTCACAGGCTCTACCAGGAGAAAGTGGCCGAGCTGATGAGGAACCGGAGCCGGGAAGAGGAGGGAGACGTGCCCAGGACCAGGCACCTGCATCGCCTGACCCCCACGTGTAAGTGACCGTGGCTCCACATGCATCCCGCCACCCTTGTCCCCCAGGGACACGTGTGTGTCCCCTGCCGTGTCCCTGCTCGGGCATGTCAGCCCGGCTGCCTCGGCGTGTGCTGGGACATGACCGGGCATGAATCGCGGTGGCCACTGTCATCCTTATCCCAGCTGCTTCCCTTGTCCTGGCAGCGGGGAGGAGCCACCGTTTTCGAGCTGTTTTgcttaaaaacacaaaacccagtaAATCTGGGATGAAAGCCCTGAGCAGCGGCGCGGTGGCAGCTGTGGGTTCTCAGAGTGGGGTTCGAGCCAGCTGGGGGGCgagaggaggggaggcagggatgtGCCATCCCTCAAGCCCCAGCTTGAGCCCCAGTTTGGGGGTTTATCTGGATCTGGGGTGATTTAGGGGGGGACAGCCAGGGTTGGGGGGGTCACCCTGATAGGTCCCCGGGCACCGGCTCCAACACGAGGTGCTGCCCCTCAGTGAGACCCTTAGGTGGGTGCTGGGTGATCCAGGGCTGAGGACGAAGCCGGATCTCCCCCAGCTTCGACATCCCTCAGGATTTGGGTGATTCCCCAGAGGCGACAGTTTGGCTGCCTGACAGGAGCTGGTCACAAGCCTTGACCAGCAGGGTGGCTTACCAGCTCTTACATCAGTTGTCCTCTTTGTCCCCACAGTGCTGCGCCAGCCGGACATCCCTCAAGGACACCAGGACACCAGGgaacaccaggacccccagaaaGACCAAGACCCCCGTGGTCCCTACCGCTACCATCTCCTCCTCTCCCGCACCGAGGCTTTCCACAGGCAGCTCCGGGTGGTGCAGGCAGAGCTGAAGCTCTTCAAGCAATCGCTGGCATCCCCCGGAATGTCCCCGCTCAACACCTCGGAGCCCCCCCAGGTCAGCATCTACACTCTGCGGGGGGCTCACAGGACCCCCCAGCTCCTGGATAGTCAAGAGCTGGACcgtgatgccccaagcctggaccTCACGGCAGCCGTCCAGCCCTGGGCTGCCGGTCCCGAGGAGACACTACGCCTGGAGCTGGCCTTCACAGCGGACGTCTCAGCCTTGCTGGCCACCTCAGGGGGTGAGACGCTGGTCCTGGAGGTGGAAACCCATGAGACCACAAGACGGGGGGCCAGGAGAGcccgggggctggaggaggagtgcAGGAAGAGCGATGGGAAGTGTTGCCTCAAGTCGCTCAAGGTCTCCTTCCAGGACATCGGCTGGTCGGACTGGGTCATCGCCCCCAACAGCTACTACATGAGGTTCTGCGAAGGTTCCTGTCCCCACAACTACAAGCCAGCCAGCATGCACGCCCAGATCAAAGCCCGCATGCACTCCCTCTCCAAAGCCACCCCGCCGCCCTGCTGCGTCCCCGCCGGCTACGACCCCATGGTGCTGATGCACTACGACGGCGAGGGCAGGCTGGTCTCCACCCTCTTCGAGGACATGCTGGTCACCAAGTGCCACTGTGCCTGATGGCATCTCCTCCAGCTCGGACCACCTGGATCTGTGCCTCCCGGCAGCGCCGGCATCCCAAAAACCAGACCCCATGGCATGAAATGCCTCAGGACTGGCCCCAGCTCCACCATCCAACCCAGCCTTGGGGTTTCCAGCTGTGACCTCCCCTCCACAGGCCACAATAACttattctctccctttctccccttatttaaaaccatattttattTGGTAGGTGGATCCTTCCCACCCGGGAGACCCCAAacgggccagggtgggtctgtcCCCAGGTACCTGCAGCCCCCTCCAAGGCTGGGCATCATCTCTTCTCTGCTTAGAGACTTATTTATACAACTTTCTTATTTATTGCTAACTTATTGTATTTTATAGCAAAGTACCTTTtggggaaagggtttttttttgaggggtatttgtattttatatatttctataaaacagaaataatgtaaTATTGTAAATTAATAAAGTGATGGGAACGGGGATTCTGGCTGCTCCTCCTGCACAACTGGCTGGGGGTCTCTGGAAACTCCACAGCGGGTCGCCTTCAGCCGGGGGTCAACCAGCTCAGAccctcagcacccccccccccttcatggCTGGAAGCTGATTCCATATGGATTTGCCAGTAAATCCTTATGGCTGggccagccccatccccaccctgccAGCGGGTGAGTAACACCTGGGCGATGTTCCCAGAGACCTTTGAATTGTTTGTGTCCTTGAGATGGGTGCTGGGCGCAgccttgaccccccccccccttggtggGATGTCCAGCTGGGATGCGGCCACTGCCCGATTTCCAGGTATCTCCAGCCACGGGACCCCGCAGACACCAGGGGGTGGGGgaaaccccagctctgccactgtgGAGGTTGGTGGCACACACCGTGTCCCCCAAGGGACTTGCCACAGCTCGATGGGGTGGCTCTGCTGGTCACAGTTCCTCTCTATCCTGTCCCAGGGGTGTCCTGGGCTGCTTGGCCCCTTGGCAGCTCCTGGTGGGGGTCTAGGCTTGAGGAACGTGGGATATGGGGACCTCCAATCTGGGCACATGGGCTTTGGGGACCAGGGCTTCAGGGACACAAGCTATGGGGACCTCCACTCTGGGGATGTGGTCTTTGGGGACGAGGGCCttgagggacatgggatatgggGACCTCCACTCTGGGGATGTGGTCTTTGGGTACCAGGGCCTTGAGGGACACAAGCTATGGGGACCTCCACCCTGGGGAAGTGGACTTAAGGGACCTGGGCTGCAGTGACCTCCACTCTGGGGACCTGGGCCAAAGCGACATGGGCTCTGGGGACCTGTCCTTGAGGGTGCTGGTCCCTTGGCaccccagctctggggacagaggCTCTGGGGGCTGCACAGACTTTCTCCAGGGacctccagccccaggcagctcCTTCGGGTTAATGTTTACAGCCACCCCCGTGCTCCCGACACCCCTTATCGGGGCTGTCAGTGCCAGGAGCAGATAATGACCCACGCTCTGCTCAGCTGGTGTcaccccagctgctcccagaggGATGGATCCAGCCCGGGAATGGCATCAGACCACGAGTTACACAGGTAATTTAAGATAATTAAACCATTTAATGGGGCACAGTCGAGCATCACGAGGGCTGGAGCTCAGGGGACCcatgcagagctggggggggggcactcagACAAGCCACCAGGTCCCCATGTTCCCAGGCTGCCGGTCCCCTTGGGGCGCACAACCTGGCAGCGACGGGCTGGGGGATCTTGCCAGGAGCATTAAGAAAAAAGAGGCTTTTACTCTGTTCCCCAAACTGGCAGATTTAgcagaaaaaggagggggggatgTGCAGGTGACAGCAGGGGCTGGTCCTGGTGCCCGGATGTCCCCAACTGCCGGCATGTCCCCAAGCGCACGTGCACCCTGATACTCTCCGTCGACAGCCGAAAGGGGAAGAGGAACCGTGTGCCGCGGTCACCCTATGACCCTCCGCTCTGCCGgatggccccgggggggggccccacgcgtgtccccggCCGGGAAGGCTCTGGCGCAGCGGCTGCCGGCGGATGCTGTGCCGAGGCGTCCCCGCGGTCGGTGGCTACTGGCCCGGGGAGGAAACATCAGCCCTCAGCCCTCACCCCACGGTGAGAACTGGGGCGAAGGAGGGtgtctgggggggagggggacgggggggggattAAAAATAACCTCCCCTGAGAAAGGCGTCCCTGGCAGGATGTGGGGGGGACCGCGTCCCAGCCGTGGGGGGACCCAGGGAGCCCACGTCCATGGGGAGTgcccgtccctgtcccctctgggcTGGGGTGCGATGGGGAAATCCACGGGGAGAAGCATCCGTGGAAGTCAGAGCatcggcccccccccggccccccccggcccctcactGGCCAGGGATGATGTAGATGCTGTCCTCGCCGGGGTTCTGCGTGTTGGCGTAGATGGGCTGGTCCCCGGGGATGGCCTCGCTCTCCAGGAAATAGTCGTCATCCACCGGgacctgggggctgggggggacacagaggggtggcactgggagatggggcaggtcaggggtggcctgtCCCCAACAGGGCAGCGAAGGCCATGGCACTGCGATGGCACTGCGTGGGGtggcatgggatgggatgggatgggatgggatgggacaagATGAGATGAGAcgggacaggatgggatgggacgggacaaGACGAGATGAGATGGAACAGGACGGGACaggacgggacgggatgggatgggacgggacaaGACGAGATGAGATGGAACATGACGGGACaggacgggacgggatgggatgggatgggaggggacaggatgacacagcacagcatgggatgggatgggagggcacagcacgggatgggatgggatgggataggacaACATGGCCCAGTACAGCATAGCAGGGGAGGGGatggcatgggatgggatgggatgggatggggagggcacagcccagcaggggaggggatgggacaTGTCCCGAGCAGCCGGTCCCCGTGCCGAAGCCTCACCTGTACCGCTTCTCCTCCCATCCCGGCGTCCAGCCCCGCGTGGTGGCCGGGGCGGTGCAGGGGCTCACGAAGATGTTCTCATAGTCCGGCGCGGCAGCAGTGACATCGGTGGTGGTGTCCATCTCCTCGGCCCGGCTGATGTAGCGGGGCTGCCTGTGGGTCGCAGCGGACTCCCGCTTACCCCACCCGGCGCCGGCGGCGATGGCGGCCGCTTTCCTCCGCCGGTAGCAAACCACGGCggtgaccaccaccaccaccagcagcacggcCACCCCAGCGGCGGCCCCGACCGAgccggccaccagccccacgtCGCTTCGGCATTCCCTGGCGTGGAAATAGGTGACGTTGAAGGCGTCGAGGTGGGAGGTGAGGCAGCGGCACTCGGGCACGCTGCAGTTGAGCCGGGAGCAGGCGCAGGCTGCCAGGACGCTGCCCACCACCTCGCAGCGGCAGGGAACCACCAGCTGGCGCAGGGTGGGCTGGAAGGCGGTGTGGGGCACGGCGGGCAGGGGGTTGCCCTCCAGCCGCAGGCTCTGCAGAGCCGTGGCGTTGGCGAAGAAGCCGGCGGGCAACTCCCGCAGCCGGTTGTGCTGCAGCCCCAGATGCCGCAGCCCCCGCGCTTGGCCCAGGAAGGCGGGGGGCAGCTCCCGCAGCTGGTTGTAGGACaggtccagctcctccagccccggCTCGAGGCGGGATGAGGGGCTCAGGGCCTCGATGCCGTTACGGCCCAGCAGCAGCCgtctctgctgctggaaggggctCCAGTCCAGCTCGGCGCACCGGTGGCTGCGGTTGGTCAAATCCAGCTCGGTGGGGGCGTCCGACGGCACGGAGAAACAGGGGGACGAGGGGGCCGCGGGGTGTAGCAtcagcagcatcagcagcacTAGGGGGGCCGCAGGGTGACCCATGGCCCCTCCACCGCGCCGGGCGCCTGGGTgggaaattggggggggggagtgtcagCAAGGCACGCCTGAATGGATCAATggatccccccccccatccccactgaGCTTGCCCCCTCCCAGTGCAAACCAGTGCAGCCCAGTCTGGCACCCgccccgctccctctccccctgggggtcctggtgggtgGTTTtctgtctcccccccccctcccgccagccccagcaccccgaCTCGCCTGCGCTCCGGCCGCCTCTCTGCCTGGCGCAGGCAGGGGCACGGGAAGAGGAACAGGCGGGTCCCGCCGTCCCCTGTCACCCTGCCAGGGCGTAgctggccccgggggggggggggggcggagggggggcaGCACCTCCAGCTCAGCACCCCCCAGTCCCCCGCCAGACCCCCTACCACTTTGCTGGGGTGCCAGACGGCTCCGACATTGGGGTGCTGCAGAGGTGCTGCTCCCTGCCCGGGGGGgcttgggggtcctgggggggtctaaggtttgggggggggggggggggggggtggcgcaGCCGGGTGCTGAGCATCCTCACGGCCTTGCATGCCGAACTGGCTGGAGGACCCCAGCCCCGTAGCCCCGTGAGCACCAGAACAGGCAGCTCCAatgccacccccccccaggcacacgtgtggacacacacacacaggcaggcaCACGCGTGTGCTGCTACATGCCTGCACACGCATGTAGGGGAACATGTGCTGGGCGCTCACACACGCACCCCACACACAGTTGCAGGCACATGTGTGCACACGTTATGTCCACCGGACATGCGTGCACTGCTGCATGAACACGCGTGCACTGCCACGCACACGCGTGCACAATCACAGCACCCAGCGAGgcgggctggagctgggggggagtGTGTCAGGGTCTTAATGATGAGCTGGTGCAATTAACGTGGCGGCCCGGGGAGGGCGTGTGGGCAGGATCGGGCCCTCCCTGGGGTCTCAGcacccgcggggggggggggggggggggtgtgtctgctCGGGGTCTCCCGTGGGGCGAGGGGACCCCAAGGCCGGTGCAGTGTGGGTGggcgtccccatccctgtgttccccatgtccccgtccctCCGGGTCTGTCCCCATGTCCgtgccccccccactccccccccccccgtctgcgTCCCCCCTGCACCTCTGTCTGCCGCCCATGTCCGTGTCCTGTGCCCACCCCCGAGTCCCCCCCCGACCGTGCCCGTGTCCCTCCATGCCCACCTCCTCATCTCCGCGTCCCCCTGTGTCCCTCCCACAGCCGTGTCCTGTGTCCACCCTGTCCCTGTCCGCCCCCTGGTGTCCGTGTCCCTCCACGTCCACCCTCTCACATCCAcatgtcc
This region of Numenius arquata chromosome 25, bNumArq3.hap1.1, whole genome shotgun sequence genomic DNA includes:
- the GDF15 gene encoding growth/differentiation factor 15, with product MPRALRDVGAALTCLQLLLLLPGVEPRPRTRDEDRLQLEAIKKGILERLGMPAPPVIRHQLDQESIQRAHRLYQEKVAELMRNRSREEEGDVPRTRHLHRLTPTLLRQPDIPQGHQDTREHQDPQKDQDPRGPYRYHLLLSRTEAFHRQLRVVQAELKLFKQSLASPGMSPLNTSEPPQVSIYTLRGAHRTPQLLDSQELDRDAPSLDLTAAVQPWAAGPEETLRLELAFTADVSALLATSGGETLVLEVETHETTRRGARRARGLEEECRKSDGKCCLKSLKVSFQDIGWSDWVIAPNSYYMRFCEGSCPHNYKPASMHAQIKARMHSLSKATPPPCCVPAGYDPMVLMHYDGEGRLVSTLFEDMLVTKCHCA
- the LRRC25 gene encoding leucine-rich repeat-containing protein 25, which translates into the protein MGHPAAPLVLLMLLMLHPAAPSSPCFSVPSDAPTELDLTNRSHRCAELDWSPFQQQRRLLLGRNGIEALSPSSRLEPGLEELDLSYNQLRELPPAFLGQARGLRHLGLQHNRLRELPAGFFANATALQSLRLEGNPLPAVPHTAFQPTLRQLVVPCRCEVVGSVLAACACSRLNCSVPECRCLTSHLDAFNVTYFHARECRSDVGLVAGSVGAAAGVAVLLVVVVVTAVVCYRRRKAAAIAAGAGWGKRESAATHRQPRYISRAEEMDTTTDVTAAAPDYENIFVSPCTAPATTRGWTPGWEEKRYSPQVPVDDDYFLESEAIPGDQPIYANTQNPGEDSIYIIPGQ